In Carya illinoinensis cultivar Pawnee chromosome 6, C.illinoinensisPawnee_v1, whole genome shotgun sequence, a single genomic region encodes these proteins:
- the LOC122312424 gene encoding uncharacterized protein LOC122312424 isoform X2, translating to MGESARGRGYRRGIRARRFVPYHSRVRGPRGTRIASYHSHSEPDQSGSDDSTQPPSQPWEPPCSNPMPPPEPIREPPPETIREPSPLREPPPNGDTQDLTAPTMPTTNQEQPIWRCGPAKCIEFEKLRKYGPVILKINDGETAPCCSNAAMFTARVTQIIKQHCNMSYARWTNVPQAQKDELIDRVRGDFALDWDRENHRLTVRKQLRKWFNAFHHELHKKYESYGSHEEALAAGSTMVDLQVWVKLCERWGTEEFKRIARQNRENRKALTINHTAGRKSFVRLMEEKRATTTNLVEFYKGSHWSKKNGKFVTSATKNTYNEMVSKMDGLEPDQRNDEAASIVFREVLGHRPGYARGLGEMVIPESTRQWNTQKERVSCFN from the exons ATGGGAGAAAGTGCTCGAGGAAGAGGGTATAGACGAGGTATTCGTGCCAGACGTTTTGTACCTTACCATAGTAGAGTGCGTGGACCACGAGGAACTCGCATTGCTTCATACCACAGTCACTCAGAACCAGATCAGTCAGGCTCAGATGACTCAACGCAGCCTCCTAGTCAACCATGGGAGCCTCCATGTTCCAATCCAATGCCCCCACCTGAGCCAATTAGAGAACCCCCACCAGAGACGATTAGAGAACCCTCACCCTTAAGAGAACCCCCACCTAATGGAGACACACAAG ATTTGACTGCCCCCACGATGCCCACAACAAACCAAGAACAGCCCATATGGAGATGTGGGCCAGCTAAGTGTATTGAGTTTGAGAAATTGAGGAAGTATGGCCCCGTGATTTTGAAGATTAATGACGGTGAAACAGCACCGTGTTGTTCGAACGCAGCGATGTTCACGGCACGAGTAACGCAAATCATAAAACAGCATTGCAACATGAGCTATGCGAGATGGACTAATGTGCCGCAGGCACAAAAGGACGAGTTGATCGACCGTGTGAGA GGTGACTTCGCGTTAGATTGGGATCGAGAGAATCATAGACTGACCGTTAGGAAGCAGTTGCGTAAGTGGTTCAATGCATTCCACCATGAATTACACAAAAAGTATGAATCGTACGGTAGTCACGAGGAAGCATTGGCTGCTGGCAGTACCATGGTTGACTTGCAAGTCTGGGTTAAGCTGTGTGAGAGGTGGGGAACTGAGGAATTCAAG AGAATTGCAAGACAAAATCGGGAGAATAGGAAAGCCCTAACCATTAACCACACGGCAGGCCGCAAATCGTTTGTTAGGCTAATGGAGGAGAAG CGGGCTACTACTACGAATTTGGTGGAGTTCTATAAGGGGTCTCACTGGTCAAAGAAGAATGGGAAATTTGTCACATCAGCAACTAAAAACACTTAT AATGAGATGGTCAGCAAGATGGATGGTCTAGAGCCCGATCAACGCAACGATGAAGCAGCATCAATTGTATTTAGAGAGGTGCTTGGGCATAGACCAGGATACGCAAGGGGGTTAGGAGAGATGGTCATCCCGGAGTCAACAAGACAATGGAACACCCAAAAAGAAAGAGTATCTTGCTTTAATTGA
- the LOC122312424 gene encoding uncharacterized protein LOC122312424 isoform X1 translates to MQCCANTTMGEGFMGDTMGESARGRGYRRGIRARRFVPYHSRVRGPRGTRIASYHSHSEPDQSGSDDSTQPPSQPWEPPCSNPMPPPEPIREPPPETIREPSPLREPPPNGDTQDLTAPTMPTTNQEQPIWRCGPAKCIEFEKLRKYGPVILKINDGETAPCCSNAAMFTARVTQIIKQHCNMSYARWTNVPQAQKDELIDRVRGDFALDWDRENHRLTVRKQLRKWFNAFHHELHKKYESYGSHEEALAAGSTMVDLQVWVKLCERWGTEEFKRIARQNRENRKALTINHTAGRKSFVRLMEEKRATTTNLVEFYKGSHWSKKNGKFVTSATKNTYNEMVSKMDGLEPDQRNDEAASIVFREVLGHRPGYARGLGEMVIPESTRQWNTQKERVSCFN, encoded by the exons ATGCAATGTTGTGCTAATACTACGATGGGTGAAGGTTTTATGG GTGACACGATGGGAGAAAGTGCTCGAGGAAGAGGGTATAGACGAGGTATTCGTGCCAGACGTTTTGTACCTTACCATAGTAGAGTGCGTGGACCACGAGGAACTCGCATTGCTTCATACCACAGTCACTCAGAACCAGATCAGTCAGGCTCAGATGACTCAACGCAGCCTCCTAGTCAACCATGGGAGCCTCCATGTTCCAATCCAATGCCCCCACCTGAGCCAATTAGAGAACCCCCACCAGAGACGATTAGAGAACCCTCACCCTTAAGAGAACCCCCACCTAATGGAGACACACAAG ATTTGACTGCCCCCACGATGCCCACAACAAACCAAGAACAGCCCATATGGAGATGTGGGCCAGCTAAGTGTATTGAGTTTGAGAAATTGAGGAAGTATGGCCCCGTGATTTTGAAGATTAATGACGGTGAAACAGCACCGTGTTGTTCGAACGCAGCGATGTTCACGGCACGAGTAACGCAAATCATAAAACAGCATTGCAACATGAGCTATGCGAGATGGACTAATGTGCCGCAGGCACAAAAGGACGAGTTGATCGACCGTGTGAGA GGTGACTTCGCGTTAGATTGGGATCGAGAGAATCATAGACTGACCGTTAGGAAGCAGTTGCGTAAGTGGTTCAATGCATTCCACCATGAATTACACAAAAAGTATGAATCGTACGGTAGTCACGAGGAAGCATTGGCTGCTGGCAGTACCATGGTTGACTTGCAAGTCTGGGTTAAGCTGTGTGAGAGGTGGGGAACTGAGGAATTCAAG AGAATTGCAAGACAAAATCGGGAGAATAGGAAAGCCCTAACCATTAACCACACGGCAGGCCGCAAATCGTTTGTTAGGCTAATGGAGGAGAAG CGGGCTACTACTACGAATTTGGTGGAGTTCTATAAGGGGTCTCACTGGTCAAAGAAGAATGGGAAATTTGTCACATCAGCAACTAAAAACACTTAT AATGAGATGGTCAGCAAGATGGATGGTCTAGAGCCCGATCAACGCAACGATGAAGCAGCATCAATTGTATTTAGAGAGGTGCTTGGGCATAGACCAGGATACGCAAGGGGGTTAGGAGAGATGGTCATCCCGGAGTCAACAAGACAATGGAACACCCAAAAAGAAAGAGTATCTTGCTTTAATTGA
- the LOC122312423 gene encoding uncharacterized protein LOC122312423: protein MDHMLDDVWAGTFVDVPQDHHNPLPTSGSIPDPSPSSSFDQLLEDARRPLFAGCTKFSKLSFIVKLLHIKTVGGWPIKSFDMLLNLLQSAFPDAELPNSYAESRSLVRGLGFNYHKIHACPNDCILFWKENTDLDEGPICKASRWMPNTHRARLIPRKVLRHFPLKSRLQRVFMSKEIACDMRWHKEHRPTDEATIRHPADSESWKRFDDEHSWFAHDARNVRLGIASDGFNPFNNMAKPYSIWPVILVPYNLPPWLCMKDQFFMTSLIIPGPKSPGNDIDVYLQPLVDELLEFWEHGIPTYDASTKETFVLHATLLWTINDFPVYGNLSGWSTKGKLACPSCNEGTDSNWLTYGRKFCYMGHRRFLPLDHMWRLRKHLFNGKEDHRPPPRILDGADIVTQLQMLGEVQFGKSRRKRKRTTEELNWTKYSILFKLPYWVTLRLHHNLDVMHIEKNIFDNILCTLMNIPDKTKDNINSRRDLEILGFRKELHLKHEDKRVTMPHALYTLHGDEKRKFCEWLADVKFPDGFASNISHCVSVRDCKISGLKSHDCHVFMQRLLPIAVGGFLRIDIALTLTELSTLFKELCARTLDVNRLSQLQTDIVTILCKLEMIFPPSFFDVMVHLAVHLPREAILGGPVQYRWMYPFERYLGKFKRYVKNKARPEGSIAEAYIHIECLTFCSMYLQDIETKFTRTDRNIDGGDPENIDGFKIFNQKVRPMGIASNFQLSDKLLKEATWYVLNNCAEIGPYLEEHYEICKVDSPNSIDRTHQTSFPTWLKKRVQEQCITNPLDVNADLYALGCGPEWWVAYYAACIINGKRFHTKEREFRRRTQNSGVFVIGDESTNNVDFYGVINDIVELHYMGRRQVYLFMCDWFDVGDTRRGVRVDNHMYSINMDRTWYKDEPFVLAC from the exons ATGGACCATATGTTAGATGACGTTTGGGCAGGCACATTCGTTGATGTTCCCCAAGATCATCACAATCCATTGCCAACTAGTGGATCAATACCAGATCCGTCTCCAAGTTCGTCTTTTGATCAGTTACTAGAGGATGCCCGCCGTCCACTTTTTGCTGGTTGTACAAAGTTCTCAAAACTGTCATTTATTGTGAAGTTGTTACACATTAAGACAGTTGGTGGGTGGCCAATAAAGTCCTTTGATATGCTACTTAACCTATTACAGTCCGCATTTCCTGATGCTGAATTACCAAATTCATATGCAGAGTCAAGGTCATTGGTTAGGGGTTTGGGTTTCAACTAccacaaaattcatgcatgccctaatgactgcatattattctggaaggaaaataCTGATCTTGATGAAGGTCCTATTTGTAAGGCTTCAAGGTGGATGCCTAATACACACAGGGCACGTCTTATACCAAGGAAAGTGTTGcggcattttcctttgaagtCAAGATTGCAACGTGTCTTCATGTCTAAAGAGATAGCATgtgatatgagatggcataaagagcatCGGCCAACCGATGAGGCTACTATCAGACATCCTGCAGACTCAGAGTCGTGGAAGAGATTTGATGACGAACATAGTTGGTTCGCACATGATGctcgcaatgttaggcttggGATCGCAAGTGACGGTTTCAATCCCTTCAATAATATGGCTAAACCatatagcatttggccagtaaTCTTGGTTCCTTATAACTTGCCGCCATGGTTGTGCATGAAGgaccaattcttcatgacatctcTCATTATTCCTGGGCCAAAATCTCCAGGTAATGACATTGATGTTTACTTACAACCGTTAGTCGATGAACTGCTTGAATTTTGGGAACATGGGATACCTACGTATGATGCCTCCACAAAGGAAACGTTCGTGTTGCATGCTACTTTattgtggacaatcaatgactttccagTGTATGGGAATCTTTCTGGTTGGTCAACAAAGGGAAAATTGGCATGTCCATCTTGTAACGAAGGCACCGATTCCAATTGGTTGACGTATGGACGAAAATtttgttatatgggacaccgTCGTTTTTTGCCACTAGATCACATGTGGAGACTGAGAAAACATTTgttcaatggtaaagaagatcatcgcCCACCACCAAGGATTTTAGATGGTGCTGATATTGTAACTCAACTACAGATGCTTGGGGAAGTGCAATTTGGTAAATCTCGTCGAAAGAGGAAGCGCACTACTGAAGAGTTGAACTGGACAAAATATAGCATTTTGTTCAAGTTACCGTATTGGGTAACCCTGCGGCTTCACCATAATCTagatgtcatgcatattgaaaagaatatatTCGATAACATATTATGTACTTTGATGAACATCCCTGATAAaactaaggataatatcaattctCGACGTGACCTAGAGATCTTGGGCTTCAGAAAAGAATTACATCTGAAGCATGAAGATAAACGTGTTACAATGCCACATGCATTGTACACATTACACGGTGATGAGAAGAGGAAATTTTGTGAATGGTTGGCCGATGTGAAATTTCCAGATGGATTTGCTTCGAACATCTCGCATTGTGTTTCAGTACGTGATTGCAAAATCTCAGGGTTGAAAAGCCATGATTGTCATGTTTTCATGCAAAGACTACTTCCTATTGCCGTGGGGGGGTTCTTACGAATTGATATCGCATTGACTTTAACTGAACTGAGCACGTTGTTTAAGGAGTTGTGTGCCCGAACCTTGGATGTTAACCGACTATCCCAACTCCAAACTGATATCGTCACAATTCTAtgcaaattggagatgatatttcctccatctttttttgatgtcatggtccacctaGCTGTCCACTTACCCCGTGAGGCCATACTtgggggtccagtacaatacaggtggatgtatccatttgagagGTATCTTGGCAAGTTCAAGAGGTATGTGAAGAATAAAGCCCGCCCAGAAGGCTCAATAGCTGAAGCCTACATTCACATCGAATGCTTGACTTTTTGCTCAATGTATCTCCAAGATATTGAGACAAAGTTTACTCGAACAGACCGCAACATTGATGGTGGAGATCCTGagaatatagatggattcaaGATTTTCAACCAGAAAGTTCGTCCCATGGGTATAGCTTCTAACTTTCAATTATCAGATAAACTCTTAAAGGAAGCAACCTGGTACGTCCTCAACAACTGCGCTGAGATTGGACCCTACCTAGA GGAGCACTATGAAATATGTAAAGTAGATAGCCCAAATTCTATCGATCGAACACATCAAACTTCGTTTCCAACTTGGTTGAAGAAACGA GTTCAGGAGCAGTGTATAACTAACCCACTTGATGTAAACGCTGATTTGTATGCGCTAGGTTGCGGGCCTGAATGGTGGGTTGCATACTATGCTGCGTGCATTATAAATGGCAAAAGGTTCCATACGAAAGAACGTGAATTTCGACGACGGACACAAAATTCAGGGGTGTTTGTAATTGGGGATGAAAGTACTAATAATGTTGACTTCTATGGTGTTATTAATGATATAGTGGAGTTACACTACATGGGAAGACGTCAGGTGTACTTGTTCatgtgtgattggtttgacgttggtgatACAAGACGAGGGGTTCGAGTTGATAACCATATGTACAGTATCAATATGGAcaggacttggtataaggatgaaccattTGTGTTGGCATGCTAG
- the LOC122312679 gene encoding luminal-binding protein 2-like, translating into MDAAVLAGLNVARIINEATAAAIAYGLDKKGGEKNILVLDLGGGSFDVSILTIDSEVFEVLATNGDTNLGDNYMGSTDNVPCGILDAIIAFSVTWLH; encoded by the exons ATGGATGCGGCAGTCTTAGCTGGACTGAATGTTGCCAGAATTATCAACGAAGCAACTGCTGCTGCCATCGCTTATGGTCTAGACAAGAAGGGTGGAGAAAAGAACATCCTTGTGCTTGACCTTGGTGGTGGGAGTTTTGATGTCAGTATCTTGACAATTGATTCAGAGGTTTTTGAGGTTCTTGCCACTAATGGAGACACTAATCTTGGAG ACAACTATATGGGCAGCACTGACAATGTGCCTTGTGGGATTCTTGATGCTATTATCGCGTTTTCTGTTACGTGGCTCCACTGA